One part of the Macadamia integrifolia cultivar HAES 741 unplaced genomic scaffold, SCU_Mint_v3 scaffold1131, whole genome shotgun sequence genome encodes these proteins:
- the LOC122062868 gene encoding coatomer subunit zeta-1-like: MANFGTYQESCPSIKNILLLDSEGKRVAVKYYSDDWPTLNAKLGYEKSVFTKTQKTNARTEAEITMLDNNIIVYKFVQDLHFFVTGGDDENELILATVLQGFFDAVALLLRSNVDKREALENLDLILLCLDEIVDGGMILETDANVIAGKVASHSMDAGAPLSEQTITQALATAREHLTRSLLK, encoded by the exons ATGGCGAATTTCGGTACTTACCAG GAGTCGTGCCCTTCAATAAAAAACATTCTTCTTCTGGATTCAGAAGGTAAACGGGTAGCTGTCAAGTATTACTCAGATGACTGGCCCACGCTAAATGCAAAGTTAGGATATGAGAAATCAGTGTTCACTAAAACTCAGAAGACAAATGCCCGGACTGAAG CGGAAATCACAATGTTAGATAATAACATTATTGTCTACAAGTTCGTCCAAGACCTGCACTTCTTTGTCACTGGAGGTGATGATGAAAACGAGCTCATCTTAGCCACAGTACTACAGGGATTCTTTGATGCGGTTGCCCTCCTCCTCAG AAGCAATGTGGACAAAAGGGAAGCACTAGAGAACTTGGATCTCATTCTTTTATGTCTGGATGAGATTGTTGATGGAGG AATGATTCTTGAAACCGATGCAAACGTTATCGCAGGAAAGGTCGCATCCCATAGCATGGATGCTGGTGCACCCTTGTCAGAGCAG ACCATAACTCAAGCTCTAGCCACGGCTCGTGAACATTTGACGAGGTCCCTTCTGAAGTGA